A genomic stretch from Desulfohalobium retbaense DSM 5692 includes:
- a CDS encoding virulence RhuM family protein → MEQGRRAGEIAIYEAESGIFEVHVKEETVWLTQAQMSALFQRDQSVISRHVRNVFDEGELERETNMQKMHIASSDKPVAEFSLDVIISVGYRVKSQQGVRFRQWANRVLKEHLTRGYTINRHRFEENARELEAALQLVRKAAAAPALDAQAGQGLVEILSHYTRTFLWLQRYDERGCFRSLPVSPAALPSLPVRAQAV, encoded by the coding sequence ATGGAGCAAGGGCGTAGGGCAGGCGAAATCGCCATTTATGAGGCTGAGTCCGGGATCTTCGAGGTCCATGTGAAGGAAGAGACCGTCTGGTTGACCCAAGCCCAGATGAGCGCGCTCTTTCAACGAGACCAGTCCGTTATTTCGCGTCATGTCCGAAACGTCTTTGACGAAGGGGAGCTTGAGCGGGAGACCAATATGCAAAAAATGCATATTGCCTCCTCGGACAAACCAGTCGCGGAGTTCTCTTTAGATGTTATCATCTCCGTGGGGTATCGGGTTAAATCCCAGCAGGGTGTTCGGTTCCGTCAATGGGCGAACCGAGTCCTCAAAGAGCATCTGACCCGGGGCTATACCATCAACCGCCATCGTTTCGAGGAAAACGCCCGAGAACTGGAAGCGGCCCTCCAACTCGTTCGCAAGGCTGCAGCTGCGCCCGCGCTGGACGCCCAAGCCGGCCAGGGGCTTGTAGAAATCCTCAGCCACTACACCCGGACTTTCCTCTGGCTGCAGCGCTATGACGAGAGGGGTTGCTTCAGGAGCCTTCCGGTCAGCCCGGCGGCGCTCCCCTCACTACCCGTTCGGGCGCAGGCGGTGTAG
- a CDS encoding helix-hairpin-helix domain-containing protein, which produces MDALHTYLVEKTGIPAKAVGNILALFESGATIPFIARYRKDQTGGVEEEQLRAFEEAYRSAERLLERKAAVLRLIEERGHLTDAIRAKVDGAQSLTEVEDIYRPYKEKKSTRAGRALAQGLGPLADVLQQAALSEAAFRDKARAYVGGEVADVDQAVQGAQDILAERLSDDPREREVLRNQVRRHGVLEVKPGKAFDTQGVYAGYGDYREKLAGVVSHRYLAIMRGVRDKQLRVAIRVDLERTLANILRSKIPKRATSVAELLRAAYQDGLKRLLFPAVEREMHAELKERADRQAVAVFGANLRQMLMTPPVSGQVLMGVDPAYRTGCKLAVIDPNGKLLETGVIFPTPPQNDVSGAAATVRELVRRHQVQGVAIGNGTASRETQEFFAGLNRDQGLGLKYTVVSEAGASVYSASKLAQAEYPDLDVTLRGAISIAQRLRDPMAELVKIDPKSLGIGQYQHDVDQKLLARKLHETIEDLVNQVGVEVNSASAALLGYVAGLGPKLARGIVADRETKGPFGGKKDLLRVAGLGPKAFEQCAGFLRIRQGRDLLDNTGVHPESYGAATRLREEYDPHVLSVQDCGPIAAKLGVGRQTLTDIVFELQKPGFDPRQTLPAVPFRDDVRDIEALREGDIVSGVVRSIVDFGAFVDVGLKNDGLIHISELSHSRVSHPLEVLAVNQYLPRIRVLRVFPEKGQVALSLKE; this is translated from the coding sequence ATGGACGCACTTCATACGTATCTTGTTGAGAAGACGGGCATTCCCGCCAAGGCTGTGGGCAATATACTGGCCCTTTTTGAGAGCGGGGCCACCATTCCCTTTATCGCCAGGTACCGCAAGGACCAGACCGGCGGCGTTGAAGAGGAGCAGTTGCGCGCCTTTGAAGAGGCCTACCGCTCGGCCGAGCGGCTCCTGGAGCGCAAGGCTGCGGTGCTGCGCTTGATCGAGGAGCGGGGCCACCTCACAGACGCTATCCGCGCCAAGGTCGACGGGGCGCAGAGTCTGACCGAAGTGGAAGATATCTACCGTCCCTACAAGGAGAAAAAGAGCACCCGGGCCGGACGGGCGTTGGCCCAGGGCCTCGGGCCGCTGGCCGATGTGTTGCAGCAGGCGGCTTTGTCCGAAGCCGCGTTTCGGGACAAGGCCCGGGCCTATGTGGGGGGAGAGGTCGCTGATGTGGACCAGGCGGTGCAAGGTGCCCAGGACATCCTCGCCGAGCGATTGAGCGATGACCCGCGGGAGCGGGAGGTCCTGCGCAACCAGGTCCGGCGCCACGGCGTGCTGGAGGTCAAACCCGGCAAAGCGTTTGATACCCAAGGCGTCTACGCCGGGTACGGCGACTACCGGGAGAAACTCGCCGGGGTGGTCTCGCACCGGTATCTGGCGATTATGCGCGGGGTGCGGGACAAGCAGCTCCGGGTCGCCATTCGGGTGGACCTCGAGCGCACGCTGGCGAATATCCTGCGCAGCAAGATCCCCAAGCGGGCCACGTCAGTAGCGGAACTGCTCCGGGCCGCGTATCAGGACGGTCTCAAACGGCTGCTGTTTCCGGCGGTGGAGCGGGAGATGCATGCCGAGTTGAAGGAGCGGGCGGACCGGCAGGCGGTGGCCGTCTTCGGGGCCAATCTGCGCCAGATGCTGATGACGCCTCCGGTGAGCGGTCAGGTGCTTATGGGCGTGGACCCGGCCTACCGCACTGGATGCAAGTTGGCGGTCATCGACCCCAACGGTAAGCTCCTGGAAACCGGGGTCATCTTTCCCACCCCGCCGCAAAACGATGTCAGCGGGGCCGCGGCCACAGTGCGCGAGCTGGTCCGCCGCCACCAGGTGCAGGGCGTGGCCATCGGCAATGGGACCGCCTCGCGCGAGACCCAGGAGTTTTTCGCCGGACTGAACCGTGACCAGGGCTTGGGACTTAAATACACCGTGGTCTCTGAAGCCGGAGCCTCGGTCTATTCCGCCTCCAAGCTGGCCCAGGCCGAATACCCGGATCTGGACGTGACCCTGCGCGGGGCGATCTCCATCGCGCAGCGGCTGCGGGACCCCATGGCCGAACTGGTCAAGATCGACCCCAAATCCCTGGGGATCGGGCAGTACCAGCACGATGTGGATCAGAAGCTCCTGGCGCGCAAGCTGCACGAAACCATTGAGGATCTGGTCAATCAGGTCGGCGTGGAGGTCAATAGCGCTTCCGCGGCCCTGCTCGGCTATGTCGCCGGATTGGGGCCCAAGCTTGCGCGGGGGATTGTCGCGGACCGTGAGACGAAAGGCCCGTTTGGCGGCAAAAAGGACCTGCTCCGGGTTGCCGGGCTGGGGCCGAAAGCCTTTGAACAATGCGCCGGATTTCTTCGGATCCGGCAGGGGCGGGACCTGCTGGACAACACCGGGGTGCACCCGGAGAGCTACGGAGCGGCCACGCGACTGCGCGAGGAGTACGACCCCCACGTGCTCAGCGTCCAGGACTGCGGGCCCATTGCTGCAAAGCTCGGCGTGGGAAGGCAGACCCTGACGGACATTGTCTTTGAACTGCAAAAACCGGGCTTTGATCCCCGGCAGACCTTGCCGGCCGTGCCGTTTCGCGACGATGTCCGGGATATCGAGGCCCTGCGGGAAGGGGACATTGTCTCCGGCGTGGTGCGCAGCATCGTGGACTTCGGGGCCTTTGTCGATGTGGGGCTCAAAAACGACGGCCTGATCCATATCTCCGAGCTGAGCCACAGCCGGGTCAGTCATCCCCTGGAGGTGCTGGCGGTGAACCAGTACCTGCCCCGCATCCGCGTCCTCCGGGTGTTCCCGGAAAAAGGGCAGGTGGCTTTGAGTTTGAAGGAGTAA
- a CDS encoding DUF2283 domain-containing protein: MRVSYEEADDILVVRLSEKKIAKETSQDWNTHISYAEDGTIVEVVILEASKQGAWPLLRSEAA; encoded by the coding sequence ATGAGAGTAAGTTACGAAGAAGCTGACGATATTCTTGTTGTGCGTCTTTCTGAGAAAAAAATAGCCAAAGAAACCTCGCAGGACTGGAATACACATATCAGCTATGCTGAGGATGGCACTATCGTTGAAGTTGTTATCCTTGAGGCCTCTAAACAGGGCGCTTGGCCTCTTCTGCGAAGTGAGGCGGCATAG
- a CDS encoding mannose-1-phosphate guanylyltransferase/mannose-6-phosphate isomerase, translated as MPQNTAPSPTHPSPIVPVILCGGSGTRLWPMSRQLYPKQLLPMLGGEETLLQATLSRLQSIPDAGAPMLLCNEAHRFMVAAQAQEAGATPAHILLEPVARNTAPAIAVAALTAQAAGEDPLLLVLPADHHIANQDAFAQAVASGRAAAEQGGLVTFGIVPDCPETGYGYIRMDLDGDEPDAVPVFEFVEKPDQATAQSYLDAGGYVWNSGMFLFKASTYLEELGRHQPAILEACQNAVQHARNDLDFTRLDEAAFAASPEDSIDYAVMEKTDRAMVVPLACGWSDVGSWAALHETLDQDPDGNVFVGDVQAVDVRSSYIHSNARLVTALGVENLVLVETSDAIMVSTLDRVQEVKTLVSALKDQQREVVNVHSKVFRPWGNYECIDCGHRYQVKRITVYPGQVLSLQKHFHRSEHWVVVTGTAKVTKDDEEILLTEDQSVYLPLGATHRLENVGKFNLELIEVQTGSYLGEDDIVRLEDVYGRMKN; from the coding sequence ATGCCCCAAAACACCGCACCATCTCCGACACACCCCTCGCCCATTGTCCCCGTCATCCTCTGCGGCGGCTCAGGCACGCGGTTGTGGCCGATGTCCCGGCAGCTGTACCCCAAGCAGCTCCTGCCCATGCTCGGCGGGGAGGAGACGCTCTTGCAGGCCACACTCAGCCGTCTGCAATCCATCCCGGACGCGGGGGCGCCGATGCTGCTGTGCAACGAGGCGCACCGGTTCATGGTCGCGGCCCAGGCCCAGGAGGCGGGTGCCACTCCTGCACACATTCTTCTTGAGCCGGTGGCCCGGAATACGGCCCCGGCTATCGCCGTGGCCGCGCTCACCGCCCAGGCCGCTGGCGAGGATCCGCTCCTGCTCGTCCTGCCGGCCGACCACCATATCGCCAACCAGGACGCCTTCGCCCAGGCCGTGGCCTCCGGCCGCGCCGCCGCAGAGCAAGGCGGCCTGGTTACCTTCGGCATTGTCCCGGACTGCCCGGAGACCGGCTACGGCTACATCCGCATGGATCTCGACGGTGACGAGCCTGACGCGGTGCCCGTGTTCGAATTCGTGGAAAAGCCGGACCAGGCCACGGCCCAAAGCTATCTGGACGCCGGCGGCTACGTCTGGAATAGCGGCATGTTTCTGTTTAAGGCCTCCACCTATCTGGAAGAACTCGGCCGCCACCAGCCGGCTATCCTTGAGGCCTGCCAAAACGCCGTCCAGCACGCCCGCAATGATCTCGACTTCACCCGCCTCGACGAAGCCGCTTTCGCGGCCAGCCCCGAGGATTCCATCGACTACGCGGTTATGGAAAAGACCGATCGGGCGATGGTTGTGCCCCTGGCCTGCGGCTGGAGCGATGTCGGCTCCTGGGCCGCGCTCCACGAGACCCTGGACCAGGACCCGGACGGCAACGTCTTTGTCGGCGACGTCCAGGCCGTGGACGTGCGCTCCAGCTATATCCATTCCAACGCCCGGCTGGTGACCGCCCTGGGCGTGGAAAACCTTGTGCTGGTGGAAACCAGCGACGCTATCATGGTCTCCACCTTGGACCGCGTTCAGGAAGTCAAAACCCTGGTTTCGGCTCTTAAAGACCAACAACGCGAGGTCGTTAACGTCCACAGCAAAGTTTTCCGCCCCTGGGGCAACTATGAATGCATCGACTGCGGCCACCGCTACCAGGTCAAACGCATCACCGTGTATCCCGGCCAAGTCCTCTCCCTGCAAAAGCATTTCCACCGCTCCGAGCACTGGGTTGTGGTCACCGGCACGGCCAAGGTGACCAAAGATGACGAGGAAATCCTGCTCACCGAAGACCAGTCCGTGTACCTGCCCCTTGGCGCGACCCACCGATTGGAAAACGTGGGCAAGTTCAATCTGGAGCTGATCGAGGTCCAGACCGGGAGCTATCTGGGTGAGGATGACATTGTGCGGTTGGAAGATGTGTATGGGCGGATGAAAAATTAG
- a CDS encoding class I SAM-dependent methyltransferase produces MKDYRLRLYERYVSSHVGEVSQGRSQSRDPLYKRIIKKHFPADKDDAPILELGCGHGAFIRKMSEYGYTNIQGVDFSSEQVDIAKKFGISNVRQKDLMQELEESANNTYDLIIAIDVIEHFNKMELLKLLDKINLVLNEGVHSLLATATLTKRKTGSSRP; encoded by the coding sequence ATGAAGGATTACCGCCTACGTTTATACGAAAGATATGTAAGCTCGCATGTTGGAGAGGTAAGTCAAGGACGGAGTCAAAGCCGTGATCCTTTGTACAAGCGTATCATTAAAAAACACTTTCCAGCTGATAAAGATGATGCCCCAATATTAGAACTTGGGTGTGGCCATGGGGCTTTTATCAGAAAGATGTCAGAATATGGATATACAAATATCCAAGGGGTTGATTTCTCAAGTGAACAGGTCGATATCGCTAAAAAATTTGGAATCAGCAATGTACGTCAAAAAGATCTTATGCAAGAGCTTGAGGAAAGTGCAAATAATACATACGATCTTATAATAGCCATAGACGTGATTGAGCATTTCAATAAAATGGAATTGCTGAAATTATTGGATAAGATTAATTTGGTCCTCAATGAGGGGGTGCATTCGCTACTTGCGACCGCCACCTTGACAAAGCGAAAGACTGGGTCGAGCCGGCCCTAA
- a CDS encoding DUF4258 domain-containing protein, with the protein MFCQRFGLDVYFNRHARERMSQRGLTDADIEYLLQNGTARYKDTTRLWIAMNFPERNDNLVCIAISLEKKLIIKTVMHHFQWEVES; encoded by the coding sequence ATGTTTTGCCAGCGATTTGGCCTTGATGTATATTTTAATCGCCATGCACGAGAGCGTATGTCTCAGCGGGGACTAACCGATGCGGATATCGAGTATCTGCTTCAAAACGGAACGGCACGCTACAAAGATACTACTCGGTTATGGATCGCCATGAATTTTCCTGAGCGCAATGATAATCTTGTCTGTATAGCTATTTCTCTTGAGAAGAAGCTGATAATAAAGACAGTGATGCACCATTTTCAGTGGGAGGTGGAGTCATGA
- a CDS encoding Wzz/FepE/Etk N-terminal domain-containing protein — protein MTKIDEHSDKTKEIIYIAHPGQVSPQADDEIDLVELWLILWRRKWLVAGVTILATLAATFITVFGIQPAYKATATIRAVETEEFSNKDFLESVLTSNIFKRKVIEQNSLLPHYFPEKWNPQEGTWRSGVDIPTSTQVLASGRFPLKIQTSGHEISLTWTDADPHFAANQLEKTLDVFRSHLSQATPAETKQIATIDTHIQSLQEIKGATEAPEELNIELASLIRKKAELESQRDLYQSFTLINEPLPPSSPTKPRTQLILALTLATSLFAGVFLAFLLEFIKNARQRIREGYYEKE, from the coding sequence ATGACAAAAATAGACGAACACTCCGATAAAACGAAAGAAATCATCTATATCGCCCACCCCGGGCAGGTGTCCCCTCAGGCCGACGATGAGATCGATCTCGTCGAACTCTGGCTGATTCTGTGGAGGCGCAAATGGCTTGTTGCCGGTGTGACCATCCTGGCCACACTGGCAGCAACATTCATCACTGTGTTCGGCATCCAGCCTGCATACAAGGCCACGGCGACCATCCGGGCTGTCGAGACCGAGGAATTTTCCAACAAAGACTTTCTGGAATCTGTGCTGACATCCAATATCTTCAAACGGAAAGTTATTGAGCAAAACTCCCTCTTGCCCCACTATTTTCCTGAAAAATGGAACCCGCAAGAAGGGACTTGGCGCAGCGGGGTGGACATCCCGACAAGCACCCAAGTGCTGGCCAGCGGGCGGTTCCCGCTCAAGATCCAAACCAGCGGCCACGAAATTTCCCTGACCTGGACTGATGCCGATCCACATTTTGCCGCCAATCAGCTTGAGAAGACCCTGGATGTTTTCCGAAGCCATCTCAGCCAGGCCACGCCAGCGGAGACAAAACAGATTGCAACCATCGATACGCACATCCAATCGCTCCAGGAAATCAAAGGTGCTACCGAAGCCCCTGAAGAATTGAATATCGAGCTGGCATCGCTAATTCGGAAAAAGGCCGAGTTGGAATCCCAGCGGGACCTGTATCAGTCCTTTACGCTCATCAACGAACCGTTGCCGCCGTCATCACCAACCAAGCCACGAACACAACTCATTCTCGCCTTGACCTTGGCGACATCGCTTTTTGCCGGTGTCTTCCTGGCCTTCCTGCTGGAGTTTATCAAAAACGCCAGGCAGCGCATCCGGGAAGGGTATTACGAGAAGGAGTAA
- a CDS encoding UDP-glucuronic acid decarboxylase family protein, with the protein MRKTTLVTGGAGFLGSHLCERLLNYGHEVICMDNCFTGNKENIYHLMNNPRFEFMRHDITFSLYVEVDEIYNLACPASPIHYQLDPVQTTKTSVHGAINMLGLAKRVKAKIMQASTSEVYGDPTIHPQPESYWGNVNPIGRRACYDEGKRCAETLCFDYYRQHNLPIKVARIFNTYGPRMYMHDGRVVSNFIVQALQNEPITIYGQGEQTRSFCYVDDMIEGFIRLMDTEDEFTGPVNLGNSGEFTIRELAEKVLELTGSKSELIFEPLPEDDPKQRKPETKLAQEKLGWEPKIGLEEGLPRTIEYFDAYLKGKLFDA; encoded by the coding sequence GTGCGCAAAACAACACTAGTCACCGGAGGGGCCGGATTCCTTGGCTCTCATCTTTGTGAACGATTGCTCAACTACGGGCATGAAGTCATCTGTATGGACAATTGTTTTACCGGCAACAAGGAAAACATCTACCACTTGATGAATAATCCCCGCTTTGAATTCATGCGCCACGACATCACCTTCTCATTATATGTGGAGGTGGATGAGATCTACAACTTGGCTTGCCCTGCCAGTCCCATTCATTATCAGTTGGATCCAGTGCAGACAACAAAGACATCTGTTCACGGGGCGATCAACATGTTGGGACTGGCCAAGCGGGTTAAAGCCAAGATAATGCAGGCTTCTACCTCGGAAGTCTACGGCGATCCTACAATTCATCCCCAGCCGGAAAGCTATTGGGGCAATGTAAATCCTATTGGCCGCAGGGCCTGCTACGATGAAGGAAAGCGTTGCGCTGAGACTTTGTGTTTTGACTATTATCGGCAACATAACCTGCCTATCAAGGTAGCCCGTATATTCAATACATATGGGCCGAGAATGTATATGCACGACGGCCGCGTGGTCAGCAATTTCATTGTCCAGGCTTTGCAAAACGAACCTATTACTATTTACGGTCAAGGAGAACAGACGCGCTCTTTTTGCTATGTGGATGATATGATAGAAGGCTTCATACGCTTGATGGATACCGAAGACGAATTTACAGGGCCGGTGAATCTGGGCAATTCAGGCGAGTTCACCATTCGTGAATTGGCGGAAAAGGTACTTGAGTTGACTGGGTCCAAGTCAGAACTGATCTTTGAACCACTCCCAGAGGATGACCCCAAACAGCGCAAGCCAGAAACTAAGCTTGCTCAAGAAAAATTAGGCTGGGAGCCCAAAATTGGGTTGGAAGAAGGTCTGCCTCGTACTATTGAATATTTTGACGCATACTTGAAAGGAAAATTGTTTGATGCCTAA
- a CDS encoding ISKra4-like element ISDere1 family transposase: MQTALNQSDIYKERAHRKYFSDMKELFDNVYDIIDVPGLSLFENIEKLCEHKLYNLDPKMLSAIIETKLEHYFSGFECPLCGCKCSHNKKSKRHIETTYGTVSFDSPYYKCKNCDKFYEPYVSALNLRKGKYQYDVQKIVAKVASSVPFDETAEILYDTHGLSLSQATVHELTNELAAHARLEEISPEAATIHEIIEQATRPNKARPVLVFAADGAMSPTRTEKGKPNAWKEAKGIRVYLLDGQHLAQVLSWHQICDKHRFKSFLQQIKQQNLFPEDKVRICCIGDGAGWIWEAMEEAFPDARQILDYYHCQEHIHEFANARFADKAARDKWLRETTNRLFQNKLSSVLAGLRRMKLTGEAAEKRDALCSYLSKNKDRMDYGKAKRGGYPLGSGAIESANKFISHIRLKRSGAWWKVDLANNILALRCSRYNKSFDRFFAAYEKSQRQDLGSAQPHLSLCQGGRRK, from the coding sequence ATGCAGACTGCTCTAAATCAGAGTGATATTTATAAAGAACGTGCTCATCGGAAGTACTTTAGCGATATGAAAGAATTATTTGACAACGTATACGATATAATTGACGTACCCGGGCTGTCACTTTTTGAAAATATTGAAAAACTCTGTGAGCATAAGCTATACAATCTCGATCCAAAAATGCTGTCTGCGATCATTGAGACCAAGCTAGAGCATTACTTTTCTGGCTTCGAATGCCCTCTATGTGGTTGCAAGTGTTCTCATAATAAAAAATCAAAGAGACATATCGAAACCACTTACGGAACCGTATCATTTGATTCACCTTATTATAAATGCAAAAACTGCGATAAATTTTATGAACCGTACGTCTCTGCGTTGAACCTTCGAAAGGGAAAGTACCAATACGACGTCCAAAAAATTGTCGCCAAAGTGGCCTCGTCGGTGCCTTTCGATGAAACAGCGGAAATCTTGTACGATACGCATGGCCTTTCCCTCTCCCAGGCTACAGTTCATGAGTTGACCAATGAACTAGCCGCCCATGCTCGACTTGAAGAGATCAGCCCAGAAGCAGCAACTATCCATGAGATTATCGAACAGGCTACCCGCCCCAATAAAGCCAGGCCGGTGCTTGTTTTCGCCGCAGATGGAGCCATGTCCCCAACTCGAACAGAAAAAGGCAAACCCAATGCGTGGAAAGAGGCCAAAGGTATACGGGTCTACTTGCTTGATGGGCAGCATTTAGCCCAAGTGCTGAGTTGGCATCAGATATGCGACAAACACCGCTTCAAATCCTTTTTGCAGCAGATTAAACAGCAAAACCTTTTCCCGGAAGACAAAGTTCGGATCTGCTGTATAGGCGACGGAGCCGGGTGGATATGGGAGGCGATGGAAGAGGCTTTTCCAGACGCACGGCAAATTTTGGATTATTACCATTGCCAAGAACATATCCACGAATTTGCCAACGCCCGCTTTGCTGACAAGGCAGCCCGGGACAAGTGGCTGCGTGAAACGACAAATCGGCTCTTTCAAAATAAACTGAGCAGTGTTCTCGCTGGATTGAGGCGAATGAAGCTCACCGGCGAGGCAGCAGAGAAGCGAGACGCTCTGTGCTCGTATTTGTCAAAGAACAAGGACCGCATGGATTACGGGAAAGCCAAGCGGGGCGGCTATCCTCTGGGCAGCGGGGCCATAGAAAGCGCTAACAAATTTATAAGCCACATACGGCTCAAACGCTCAGGAGCCTGGTGGAAAGTCGACCTGGCTAACAATATCCTGGCCTTGCGCTGTTCGAGGTACAACAAATCCTTCGATCGCTTCTTTGCCGCCTATGAAAAAAGCCAGCGGCAGGACTTAGGGTCGGCTCAGCCCCACTTGTCGCTTTGTCAAGGGGGTCGTCGCAAGTAG
- the cysQ gene encoding 3'(2'),5'-bisphosphate nucleotidase CysQ — protein MSLSDPQAYLLTAVHAALHAGRAILDVYETENFDVEMKSDDSPLTRADRQAHAVIQAALEPTEVPILSEEGKAIDYSERSAWPELWIVDPLDGTKEFIKRNGEFTVNIALVQDHLPVLGVIYVPVTQTCYWACAGLGAWRCQLPPDAAIADLDSLRAQSVELPQPMGIPSPRALVIVGSRSHATPELEAFVADMRQHYGAVDFTAAGSSLKICRVAEGSADIYPRLGPTMEWDTAAGQAIAEMAGKSVTVWETGERLRYNREELLNPWFIVR, from the coding sequence ATGTCCCTGTCAGACCCCCAAGCTTATCTCCTGACCGCCGTCCACGCCGCCCTTCACGCCGGCCGCGCTATCCTCGACGTCTACGAGACGGAAAATTTCGACGTGGAGATGAAAAGCGACGACTCGCCCCTGACCCGGGCCGATCGCCAAGCGCACGCTGTTATTCAGGCGGCCTTGGAACCGACCGAGGTGCCGATCCTGAGCGAAGAAGGCAAAGCCATCGACTACAGCGAGCGTTCCGCTTGGCCGGAGCTGTGGATCGTGGATCCCCTGGACGGGACCAAAGAATTCATCAAGCGCAACGGCGAATTCACAGTTAATATCGCGCTTGTTCAGGACCACCTCCCGGTCTTGGGCGTCATCTACGTCCCGGTCACCCAGACGTGTTATTGGGCCTGTGCCGGCCTCGGCGCGTGGCGTTGCCAGCTGCCGCCGGACGCAGCGATTGCGGATCTGGACTCTCTCCGCGCCCAGTCGGTGGAACTGCCCCAGCCGATGGGGATTCCGTCGCCTCGGGCCTTGGTTATCGTCGGCTCCCGCTCCCACGCCACCCCTGAACTTGAAGCCTTTGTTGCGGATATGCGCCAGCACTACGGCGCGGTCGATTTTACCGCTGCCGGCAGCTCGCTCAAGATCTGCCGCGTTGCCGAAGGCTCCGCGGACATCTACCCCCGCCTCGGTCCGACTATGGAGTGGGACACCGCCGCCGGCCAAGCCATCGCCGAGATGGCCGGGAAGTCGGTGACGGTCTGGGAGACAGGCGAGCGCCTGCGCTACAACCGGGAGGAGTTGTTGAATCCGTGGTTCATCGTCCGCTGA
- a CDS encoding MarR family EPS-associated transcriptional regulator, translated as MDDSTHYHFLKALEANPEISQRQLARELGVSLGKTNYCLRALIEKGWVKAENFYRNPDKGRYFYVLTPKGIEARARLTKRFLHRKLREYEELKAEIARLQDEVEG; from the coding sequence ATGGATGATTCGACACATTACCACTTCTTGAAGGCCCTTGAGGCCAATCCGGAAATATCCCAGCGCCAACTGGCTCGAGAGCTTGGCGTCTCACTGGGCAAGACCAACTATTGCCTCCGCGCGCTCATTGAAAAGGGCTGGGTCAAGGCGGAAAATTTTTACCGCAACCCGGACAAGGGGCGCTATTTTTACGTCCTGACCCCCAAAGGCATAGAGGCCCGCGCCAGACTGACCAAGCGGTTTCTGCACCGCAAGTTGCGGGAATACGAGGAGTTGAAGGCAGAGATCGCTCGCCTCCAGGACGAGGTGGAGGGGTAG